One genomic region from Brachionichthys hirsutus isolate HB-005 chromosome 24, CSIRO-AGI_Bhir_v1, whole genome shotgun sequence encodes:
- the LOC137912144 gene encoding uncharacterized protein gives MSPWWTFTILVGLCHGLQPENACTCKDLLKTVCVPAGDNVSVPCPQTDGDEVKYNLFHAEQVVYIYKCTKKKGDGVNCETLLSTAGAELHGNAENQSVSITLVGVTTSSYGIYRCEGTVVVPPPMMTEGSDLRVLVLLKGHHCKQVCRTAPTDGEPAGGFLWIGIIASVSIYSVIVTIIAIFISVKLRRTDSQTDYINTKPNAPRGRRKNRGVQSPMPRHF, from the exons ATGAGTCCGTGGTGGACGTTCACGATCCTCGTGGGATTGTGTCACGGCCTGCAGCCCGAGAACGCCTGCACCTGCAAGG ACCTGCTGAAGACGGTCTGCGTCCCCGCTGGGGACAACGTCTCCGTGCCCTGCCCGCAGACCGACGGCGACGAGGTGAAATACAACCTCTTCCACGCCGAGCAGGTCGTTTACATCTACAAATGCACCAAAAAGAAGGGAGACGGCGTGAACTGCGAAACGCTGCTGAGCACGGCGGGAGCGGAGCTGCACGGAAACGCCGAGAATCAGTCCGTCAGCATCACGCTGGTCGGCGTGACGACCAGCAGCTACGGCATCTACAGATGCGAGGGCACAGTCGTGGTCCCGCCTCCCATGATGACAGAAGGAAGTGACCTGAGAGTCCTGGTGCTTctgaaag GACACCACTGCAAGCAAGTCTGCAGGACGGCTCCAACCGACGGCGAGCCAGCGGGTGGCTTCCTCTGGATTGGGATTATCGCATCCGTCAGCATCTACAGCGTCATCGTCACCATCATCGCCATCTTCATCTCG GTGAAGCTGAGGAGGACAGATTCCCAGACTGACTACATAAACACCAAACCTAACGCGCCCCGGGGCCGCAGGAAGAACAGGGGGGTTCAAAGCCCCATGCCTCGCCATTTCTGA